From the genome of Mycobacterium dioxanotrophicus, one region includes:
- a CDS encoding FABP family protein, giving the protein MTSEQDVPADGPEPVVPGSGDRAVAAAAERAKATAVRNIPAFQDLPLPADTANLRDGVGLNDALLALLPLVGVWRGEGEGRDADGDYRFGQQIVVSHDGSDYLNWEARSWRLNESGDYDSPALRETGYWRFVDDPSDPSEAQAIELLLAHSAGYVELFYGQPLNQSSWELATDALARSRSGVLVGGAKRLYGIIEGGDLAYVEERVDADGGLVPHLSARLSRFVG; this is encoded by the coding sequence GTGACGTCCGAGCAGGACGTTCCAGCCGACGGACCCGAGCCGGTCGTACCGGGCTCCGGTGACCGCGCGGTCGCCGCGGCTGCCGAACGCGCCAAGGCCACCGCGGTACGCAACATCCCGGCCTTCCAGGATCTACCGCTTCCCGCCGATACCGCGAATCTGCGCGACGGCGTTGGGCTCAACGACGCCCTGCTGGCATTGCTGCCGCTCGTGGGCGTGTGGCGCGGCGAGGGCGAGGGCCGCGACGCCGACGGCGACTACCGATTCGGCCAGCAGATCGTGGTGTCGCACGACGGCTCTGACTATCTGAACTGGGAAGCTAGGTCCTGGCGGCTCAACGAGTCCGGGGACTACGACTCCCCCGCCCTGCGTGAAACCGGCTACTGGCGCTTCGTCGACGATCCGTCGGATCCGTCCGAGGCCCAGGCCATCGAATTGCTTCTCGCGCATTCCGCCGGCTACGTGGAGTTGTTCTACGGCCAGCCGCTCAACCAGTCGTCGTGGGAGCTGGCCACCGATGCACTGGCCCGCAGCCGCTCCGGGGTGCTGGTGGGTGGGGCCAAGCGGCTCTACGGCATCATCGAGGGCGGCGATCTGGCATATGTGGAGGAGCGCGTCGACGCCGACGGCGGCCTCGTCCCGCATCTGTCAGCCCGGCTGAGCCGGTTCGTCGGCTAG
- a CDS encoding aminodeoxychorismate lyase: MASQPAVVVTLDGQLHDPTAPLLHADDLAAVRGDGVFETLLIRDGKPCLLESHLTRLSQSARMLDLPEPDLAAWRSAVGIGAQRWAAEHPSDQAGDGVLRLVYSRGRESGGPPTAFATIGELADRVAGARRDGVAAITLDRGLPLGAADMPWLVAGAKTLSYAVNMAALRHAARRGAGDVIFVSSDGYLLEGPRSTVVIATADEYGAPLLLTPPPWYPILRGTTQQALFEVARNKGYDCDYRQLTPGDLVTAQGVWLVSSITLAARVHILDGQRLPDAPLHDELAGLVDAAIVSDR; the protein is encoded by the coding sequence ATGGCGAGTCAACCAGCCGTGGTGGTCACCCTGGACGGGCAACTCCACGATCCGACGGCACCTTTACTGCACGCCGACGATCTGGCTGCGGTGCGCGGCGACGGAGTCTTCGAGACGCTGCTGATCCGTGACGGCAAGCCGTGTCTGTTGGAGTCGCATCTGACGCGGCTGAGCCAGTCCGCCCGGATGCTCGACCTGCCCGAGCCCGATCTGGCGGCGTGGCGCAGTGCGGTGGGCATCGGCGCGCAGCGCTGGGCGGCCGAACACCCGTCCGATCAGGCTGGCGACGGGGTGCTGCGCCTGGTGTACAGCAGGGGCCGCGAAAGTGGCGGGCCGCCGACGGCGTTCGCCACCATCGGCGAGCTGGCCGACCGGGTTGCCGGTGCCCGGCGGGACGGGGTCGCGGCGATCACGCTCGACCGGGGACTGCCGCTCGGGGCCGCCGACATGCCGTGGTTGGTCGCCGGCGCCAAAACGCTGTCCTACGCGGTCAACATGGCCGCGTTACGCCACGCCGCGCGCCGCGGCGCCGGGGACGTGATCTTCGTCAGCTCCGACGGGTATCTGCTGGAGGGACCGCGGTCGACCGTCGTCATTGCGACCGCGGACGAGTACGGAGCACCGCTGCTGCTGACGCCGCCGCCGTGGTACCCGATCCTGCGCGGAACGACGCAGCAGGCGCTCTTCGAGGTGGCCCGCAACAAGGGTTATGACTGCGACTACCGCCAGCTCACACCCGGGGATCTGGTTACCGCACAAGGGGTTTGGCTGGTATCGAGCATCACGCTGGCCGCGCGGGTGCACATCCTGGACGGACAGCGGCTCCCCGATGCTCCGCTGCACGACGAACTGGCAGGTTTGGTGGACGCGGCCATCGTCAGCGATCGCTGA
- the ygfZ gene encoding CAF17-like 4Fe-4S cluster assembly/insertion protein YgfZ: MSEVPTAVPAPDSSPDAGAVWHYGDPLGEQRAAVRGAVVIDRSHRAALTLAGKDRQSWLHSISTQHVSALPDGAVTENLSLDLQGRVEDHWIQTELGGMTYLDTEAWRAEPLLSYLRKMVFWADVQVEPAELAVLSLLGPTLADSAVLTALGLEALPAELSAVALADGGFVRRMRADALELDLVVPRDQVDAWKQRLEAAGVQRAGVWAYEAHRVAARRPRLGIDTDERTIPHEVGWIGSAVHLDKGCYRGQETVARVHNLGKPPRMLVLLQLDGSSERPSTGDPVTAGGRTVGRLGTVVDHVDDGPIALALLKRGIPAETELLTGGEVAVAAVIDPDSLPSADTSAGAGRAAVDRLRSGA, from the coding sequence ATGTCAGAAGTACCGACAGCCGTTCCCGCGCCCGACAGCAGTCCTGATGCCGGTGCCGTGTGGCACTACGGCGATCCCCTCGGTGAGCAGCGGGCCGCGGTCCGCGGCGCCGTCGTGATCGACCGATCGCACCGCGCGGCGCTCACCCTTGCCGGGAAAGACCGCCAGAGCTGGCTGCACAGCATCTCGACGCAGCACGTCAGCGCGCTGCCCGACGGCGCCGTGACGGAGAACCTCAGCTTGGATCTGCAGGGCCGGGTCGAGGATCACTGGATTCAGACCGAACTCGGCGGCATGACGTACCTGGACACCGAGGCGTGGCGGGCCGAACCGCTGCTGAGCTACCTGCGCAAGATGGTGTTCTGGGCCGACGTGCAGGTCGAGCCCGCCGAGCTGGCGGTGCTGTCGCTGCTGGGCCCGACGCTGGCCGACTCGGCGGTGCTGACCGCACTCGGCCTCGAGGCCCTGCCCGCCGAACTGTCGGCGGTGGCGCTGGCCGACGGTGGGTTCGTGCGGCGCATGCGGGCCGACGCACTCGAATTGGATCTCGTGGTGCCCCGCGACCAGGTCGACGCCTGGAAGCAGCGGCTGGAGGCGGCCGGGGTGCAGCGAGCCGGGGTCTGGGCCTACGAAGCGCACCGGGTGGCGGCGCGTCGGCCCCGGTTGGGGATCGACACCGACGAACGCACCATCCCGCACGAGGTCGGCTGGATCGGGTCCGCGGTCCACCTGGACAAGGGCTGCTACCGGGGTCAGGAGACCGTCGCGCGCGTGCACAACCTGGGCAAACCACCCCGGATGCTGGTTCTGCTGCAGCTCGACGGATCCTCCGAGCGCCCTTCGACCGGTGACCCCGTGACCGCGGGCGGGCGCACCGTGGGCCGGCTGGGCACCGTCGTCGACCACGTCGACGATGGCCCGATTGCGCTCGCGCTGCTCAAACGCGGAATTCCGGCCGAGACCGAGCTGCTCACGGGCGGTGAGGTCGCCGTGGCGGCCGTCATCGACCCGGACTCGTTGCCGTCCGCGGATACCAGTGCGGGCGCCGGACGGGCTGCGGTGGACCGGCTGCGCAGCGGCGCGTAA
- a CDS encoding DUF3073 domain-containing protein yields the protein MGRGRAKAKQTKVARELKYSSPQTDFSQLQRELSGAPDSEDANDDADEWANEDDWRR from the coding sequence ATGGGCCGCGGCCGGGCTAAGGCAAAGCAGACCAAGGTTGCACGTGAGCTCAAGTACAGCTCACCGCAGACCGATTTCTCCCAGCTCCAACGTGAGCTGTCGGGTGCTCCCGATTCTGAGGATGCAAACGACGACGCCGACGAGTGGGCTAACGAGGACGACTGGCGGCGCTGA
- the purM gene encoding phosphoribosylformylglycinamidine cyclo-ligase — MTKGAAQHGIADQQGISYASAGVDIEAGDRAVELFKPLAAKATRPEVRGGLGGFAGLFALRGGYREPVLASSTDGVGTKLAVAQAMDKHDTVGLDLVAMVVDDLVVCGAEPLFLQDYIAVGRTVPERVSAIVSGIADGCVLAGCALLGGETAEHPGLMEPDHYDISATGVGIVEADDVLGPDRVKPGDVIIAMAASGLHSNGYSLARKVLLEIDRMNLAGHVEEFGRTLGEELLEPTRIYAKDCLALAAETQVRTFCHVTGGGLAGNLERVIPHGLTATLDRGTWTPAPVFQMIAQRGRIERVEMEKTFNMGVGMVAVVAPEDTDRALAILTARHLNCWTLGTVEKGGKDSLRAQLVGQHPRF, encoded by the coding sequence ATGACTAAAGGCGCCGCACAGCACGGCATCGCCGATCAGCAGGGCATTTCCTACGCATCGGCCGGGGTGGACATCGAAGCCGGTGACCGCGCTGTGGAACTCTTCAAACCGCTCGCTGCCAAAGCAACCCGTCCCGAGGTCCGGGGTGGGCTGGGCGGCTTCGCCGGACTGTTCGCCCTGCGCGGCGGTTACCGCGAGCCGGTCCTGGCCTCGTCGACCGACGGCGTTGGCACCAAACTGGCGGTGGCCCAAGCCATGGACAAGCACGACACCGTCGGGCTGGACCTGGTCGCGATGGTGGTCGACGACCTCGTCGTGTGCGGGGCCGAGCCACTGTTCCTGCAGGACTACATCGCCGTCGGGCGGACCGTTCCCGAACGTGTCAGCGCCATCGTGTCCGGCATCGCCGACGGGTGTGTGCTGGCCGGCTGCGCGCTGCTGGGCGGGGAGACTGCCGAGCACCCGGGGCTGATGGAGCCTGACCACTACGACATCTCCGCGACCGGCGTCGGCATCGTAGAGGCAGACGATGTGCTGGGGCCTGATCGGGTCAAGCCGGGCGATGTGATCATCGCCATGGCCGCCAGCGGGCTGCACTCCAACGGCTACTCGCTGGCCCGCAAGGTGCTGCTGGAGATCGACCGGATGAACCTGGCCGGCCACGTCGAGGAGTTTGGCAGGACCCTCGGTGAGGAGCTGCTGGAGCCGACGCGCATCTACGCCAAGGACTGCCTCGCGCTGGCGGCGGAAACCCAGGTCCGCACGTTCTGCCACGTCACCGGCGGTGGCCTGGCCGGCAACCTGGAACGGGTCATCCCGCACGGCCTGACCGCGACGCTGGATCGCGGCACGTGGACGCCCGCACCGGTGTTCCAGATGATCGCCCAGCGTGGCCGCATCGAACGTGTCGAGATGGAGAAGACGTTCAACATGGGCGTCGGCATGGTCGCCGTCGTCGCGCCGGAGGACACCGACCGAGCGCTGGCGATCCTGACTGCGCGACACCTGAACTGCTGGACGCTGGGAACCGTCGAGAAGGGCGGGAAGGACAGTTTGCGCGCCCAACTCGTCGGTCAGCACCCGCGCTTCTGA
- the purF gene encoding amidophosphoribosyltransferase produces MTGQEHDDNEPREECGVFGVWAPGEDVAKLTYYGLYALQHRGQEAAGIAVTDGSQILVFKDLGLVSQVFDEQTLAAMPGHVAVGHCRYSTTGSTTWENAQPVFRNTAAGTGVALGHNGNLVNTAELARRAREAGLIDMKGAPAATTDSDILGALLAHGAADATLEQAALELLPTVRGAFCLTFMDETTLYAARDPHGVRPLSLGRLDRGWVVASETAALDIVGASFVRDIEPGELLAIDADGVRSTRFANPEPKGCVFEYVYLARPDSTLVGRSVHATRVDIGRRLAREHPIEADLVIGVPESGTPAAVGYAQESGVPYGQGLMKNAYVGRTFIQPSQTIRQLGIRLKLNPLKEVIRGKRLIVVDDSIVRGNTQRALVRMLREAGAVEVHVRIASPPVKWPCFYGIDFATPAELIANAAPQEHEGEMLEAVRHAIGADTLGYISQQGMIAATEQPATRLCSACFDGNYPIELPGETALGKNVVEHMLATAARTGIPVTADNDNVSALRRP; encoded by the coding sequence GTGACTGGTCAGGAACACGACGACAACGAACCGCGCGAAGAGTGTGGTGTATTCGGGGTCTGGGCCCCGGGAGAAGACGTCGCCAAACTCACCTACTACGGCCTGTACGCGCTGCAGCACCGTGGTCAGGAAGCCGCGGGTATCGCGGTCACCGACGGCTCACAGATCCTGGTGTTCAAGGATCTCGGCCTGGTCAGCCAGGTGTTCGACGAGCAGACCCTGGCCGCGATGCCGGGCCATGTCGCCGTCGGCCACTGCCGCTACTCGACCACCGGCTCCACCACGTGGGAGAACGCCCAACCCGTCTTCCGTAACACTGCCGCAGGCACGGGCGTGGCGCTCGGGCACAACGGCAACCTGGTGAACACGGCCGAACTCGCGCGCCGGGCGCGCGAAGCGGGCCTCATCGACATGAAGGGCGCCCCCGCGGCGACGACGGACTCCGACATCCTGGGCGCGTTGCTGGCCCACGGCGCCGCCGACGCCACCCTGGAGCAGGCGGCCCTTGAGCTGCTGCCGACCGTGCGCGGCGCCTTCTGCCTCACCTTCATGGACGAGACCACCCTCTACGCCGCACGTGATCCGCACGGGGTGCGGCCGTTGTCGTTGGGCCGGCTGGACCGCGGCTGGGTCGTCGCCTCCGAGACCGCGGCGCTCGACATCGTGGGTGCCTCGTTCGTCCGCGACATCGAGCCCGGGGAACTGCTGGCCATCGACGCCGACGGGGTGCGCTCCACTCGCTTCGCCAACCCGGAACCCAAGGGCTGCGTCTTCGAATACGTCTACCTGGCCCGCCCGGACAGCACGCTCGTCGGCCGCTCGGTGCACGCCACCCGCGTCGACATCGGCCGCCGGCTGGCCCGCGAGCACCCCATCGAGGCCGACCTGGTGATCGGCGTGCCGGAATCGGGCACCCCCGCAGCGGTCGGGTACGCGCAGGAGTCGGGCGTTCCCTACGGCCAGGGCCTGATGAAGAACGCCTACGTGGGCCGCACGTTCATCCAGCCGTCGCAGACCATTCGGCAGCTGGGCATCCGGCTCAAGCTCAACCCGCTCAAAGAGGTGATCCGGGGCAAGCGGCTGATCGTCGTCGACGATTCGATCGTCCGCGGCAACACGCAGCGCGCCCTGGTCCGCATGCTGCGGGAAGCCGGTGCCGTCGAGGTCCACGTCCGGATCGCGTCGCCGCCGGTCAAATGGCCCTGTTTCTACGGCATCGACTTCGCGACCCCGGCGGAACTGATCGCCAACGCCGCGCCCCAGGAGCACGAGGGCGAGATGCTGGAGGCCGTCCGACACGCCATCGGCGCCGACACCTTGGGCTACATCTCCCAGCAGGGCATGATCGCGGCCACCGAGCAGCCGGCAACCCGGTTGTGCTCGGCGTGCTTCGACGGCAACTATCCGATCGAACTGCCTGGTGAGACCGCGCTCGGCAAGAACGTCGTCGAGCACATGCTGGCCACCGCGGCGCGCACCGGCATCCCGGTGACCGCCGACAACGACAACGTCTCGGCGCTGCGCAGGCCCTGA
- a CDS encoding DoxX family protein: MNFVTSQLSEKPSTGPADSVGAARPHPWSNVTKTSFRFCFIYFGLFCLLFAQITFAFLGIVGTWLPESAVMWQMTALGPVLTWVGRHVFGVEAVLHRDSGSGDQAAIWVMVFCLLVVAVVGAAVWSLVDRSRRDYSRLWAWFLTFVRLCVAGQMLFYGFAKLIPTQMPSPPLTALLQPYGNFSPASVLWLQVGTSQPYEMALGAAEVLAGLLLFLPRTATLGALVGVVSMAQVFLLNMTFDVPVKILSGHLLLMSLVLLAPQLRRLTNLFVLQRPSEPLSQPELFGTQRANRRVAAAQAVLGIWVAIGCVWTGWQAWNQYGGGSAKPELYGIWAVREFSVDGKPLPPLTTDQTRWQRVIFDKPGALTYQRMNGDLVDATADVTADTIRAAEPGGAALAELRVSRPTPQQLHLAGTLRGRPVAMTLDQVDVNQFTLRNRGFHWVQDYPFFR, from the coding sequence ATGAATTTCGTGACCAGCCAACTCTCGGAGAAGCCCTCGACCGGTCCTGCTGATTCCGTCGGCGCAGCTCGGCCGCACCCGTGGTCGAACGTGACGAAGACCTCATTTCGATTCTGCTTCATCTACTTCGGCCTGTTCTGTCTGCTGTTCGCACAGATCACGTTCGCCTTCCTCGGCATCGTGGGCACGTGGCTGCCGGAATCGGCGGTGATGTGGCAGATGACGGCGCTGGGACCGGTGTTGACCTGGGTCGGCCGCCACGTCTTCGGTGTCGAGGCGGTGTTGCACCGGGATTCGGGCAGCGGGGATCAGGCCGCCATCTGGGTCATGGTGTTCTGCCTGCTCGTCGTCGCCGTCGTCGGTGCCGCCGTGTGGTCGCTGGTGGACCGGTCCCGCCGCGACTACTCGCGGCTCTGGGCGTGGTTCCTGACCTTCGTGCGGTTGTGTGTGGCCGGGCAGATGCTGTTCTACGGGTTCGCCAAGCTCATCCCGACGCAGATGCCTAGCCCACCGCTGACCGCGTTGCTGCAGCCCTACGGCAACTTCAGTCCGGCCTCGGTGCTGTGGCTGCAGGTCGGCACGTCGCAGCCCTACGAGATGGCGTTGGGCGCCGCGGAGGTGCTGGCGGGGCTGCTGCTGTTCCTGCCGCGCACCGCGACGCTCGGTGCGCTGGTCGGCGTGGTGAGCATGGCGCAGGTGTTCCTGTTGAACATGACCTTCGACGTGCCGGTCAAGATCCTGTCGGGTCACCTGTTGTTGATGAGCCTGGTCCTGCTCGCGCCGCAGCTGCGCCGGTTGACGAACCTGTTTGTCCTGCAACGCCCGTCGGAGCCGCTCAGTCAACCCGAGCTGTTCGGCACGCAGCGGGCCAACCGCAGAGTCGCCGCGGCTCAGGCCGTGCTCGGCATCTGGGTGGCGATCGGCTGCGTGTGGACCGGTTGGCAGGCCTGGAATCAATACGGTGGCGGTAGCGCCAAGCCCGAGCTGTACGGCATCTGGGCGGTCCGCGAGTTCAGTGTCGACGGCAAGCCGCTGCCGCCGCTGACCACCGACCAGACCCGTTGGCAACGTGTGATTTTCGACAAGCCGGGCGCACTGACGTACCAAAGGATGAACGGCGACCTGGTGGATGCCACCGCCGACGTCACGGCGGACACCATCAGGGCCGCGGAACCGGGCGGCGCCGCGCTGGCCGAACTGCGCGTGTCACGCCCGACGCCGCAGCAGCTGCACCTGGCGGGCACGTTGCGGGGCCGTCCCGTTGCGATGACGCTCGACCAGGTCGACGTGAACCAATTCACCCTGCGCAACAGGGGTTTTCACTGGGTGCAGGACTATCCGTTCTTCCGCTGA
- a CDS encoding sterol carrier family protein: MAARGSADPVKTRVAVSAVADWLRDAGAAEPSRAELADAVRLTARTLAAVAPGASVEVRVPPFVAVQCIQGPRHTRGTPPNVVETDARTWLLLATGLLSLDDAAGAVQLSGSRATEVARWLPLVTL; the protein is encoded by the coding sequence ATGGCCGCCCGTGGTAGTGCAGATCCGGTGAAGACCCGGGTCGCCGTGTCGGCGGTGGCCGACTGGTTGCGGGACGCCGGCGCCGCCGAGCCCAGTCGGGCCGAGCTTGCCGACGCCGTGCGACTGACCGCGCGCACGCTGGCAGCCGTCGCACCGGGCGCGAGCGTCGAGGTGCGGGTACCGCCGTTTGTGGCGGTGCAGTGCATCCAGGGGCCGCGGCACACCCGCGGCACGCCGCCGAACGTCGTCGAAACCGACGCCCGCACCTGGCTGTTACTGGCTACGGGGCTGTTGTCGCTCGACGACGCCGCAGGCGCCGTGCAACTGTCGGGTTCGCGCGCCACCGAGGTCGCGCGGTGGCTACCACTGGTCACGCTGTAG
- a CDS encoding MCE family protein yields the protein MFADRHNPPYKTAGAALLAVVALLLMLVALQFRGAFQPKAQLILLSSRAGLVLDPGSKVTYNGVPIGRVAGVSTVNEDDLKARVMLDIDPRYLNLLPANVETSIQATTVFGNKYVAFRSPQNPSAERVSTTTPIDVSAVTTEFNTLFETITAISEQVDPIKLNQTLSATAQALSGLGDKFGRSLVDGNTILDDLNPRMPQLHHDISALADLGDVYTGAAPDLFDGLTDATRTAATFNAERGNIDSALMAAIGFAGTGADILDRGGPYLQRGAQDLLPTSKLLDDYQGEILCMIRNYHDVAPELNLALGGDNGYSLASSGTLYSIGSANAFVYPDNLPRVNAHGGPEGKPGCWQKITRDLWPAPYLVMDTGLSIAPYNHLELGSPMFTDYVWGRQIGEPTINP from the coding sequence GTGTTTGCCGATCGCCACAATCCGCCGTACAAGACGGCCGGAGCCGCTCTCCTCGCGGTCGTGGCGCTTCTGCTGATGCTGGTCGCGCTGCAGTTCCGCGGTGCTTTCCAGCCGAAAGCACAGCTGATCCTGTTGTCGTCGCGCGCCGGTCTTGTGCTGGACCCGGGATCCAAGGTCACCTACAACGGTGTCCCGATCGGCCGGGTCGCGGGGGTCAGCACAGTCAACGAAGATGACCTCAAGGCGCGGGTCATGCTCGACATCGATCCGCGCTATCTGAACCTGTTACCTGCCAACGTGGAAACCTCAATTCAAGCCACCACGGTGTTCGGGAACAAGTACGTCGCGTTCCGCTCGCCGCAAAACCCAAGTGCAGAGCGGGTTTCCACCACGACACCGATCGACGTGTCAGCGGTGACCACCGAATTCAACACGCTGTTCGAAACCATCACGGCCATCTCCGAGCAGGTCGACCCCATCAAGCTCAACCAGACCCTGTCGGCCACCGCGCAGGCGCTGTCCGGTCTCGGCGACAAGTTCGGCCGATCACTGGTCGACGGGAACACCATCCTCGACGACCTGAACCCGCGGATGCCGCAGTTGCACCACGACATCAGCGCGCTGGCCGATCTCGGCGACGTGTACACCGGCGCAGCACCGGACCTGTTCGACGGGTTGACCGACGCGACCCGCACCGCAGCCACGTTCAACGCCGAACGCGGGAACATCGATTCGGCGCTGATGGCGGCGATCGGGTTCGCCGGGACCGGGGCCGACATCCTGGACCGCGGCGGACCGTACCTGCAGCGTGGCGCGCAGGATCTGCTTCCGACGTCGAAGCTGCTCGACGACTATCAGGGCGAGATTCTGTGCATGATCCGCAACTATCACGACGTCGCACCGGAGCTGAATCTGGCACTCGGCGGAGACAACGGCTATTCGCTGGCGTCCTCCGGCACGCTGTACAGCATCGGGTCGGCCAATGCCTTTGTCTACCCGGACAACCTGCCGCGTGTGAACGCCCACGGCGGTCCCGAGGGTAAGCCCGGCTGCTGGCAGAAGATCACGCGCGACCTGTGGCCCGCCCCGTACCTGGTGATGGACACCGGGCTGTCGATCGCGCCGTACAACCATTTGGAGCTCGGCTCACCGATGTTCACCGACTACGTGTGGGGTCGTCAGATCGGGGAACCGACCATCAACCCGTGA
- a CDS encoding PPOX class F420-dependent oxidoreductase, translated as MIFKPHEIAFLRDADLGRLATIQPDGTPQNSPVGFTFNEQLGTIDIAGYRMSHSQKFRNIAGNQKVAFVVDDITSRDPWRVRCLEIRGTAEQARVPAARGGAGDELDTAIIRVTPHKIISFGIDDQESEPHQLIPDVRTM; from the coding sequence ATGATCTTCAAACCGCATGAGATCGCCTTTCTGCGTGATGCCGACCTCGGCAGGTTGGCCACCATCCAACCCGACGGCACACCGCAGAACAGCCCGGTCGGCTTCACGTTCAACGAGCAACTCGGCACGATCGACATCGCCGGTTACCGAATGTCGCACAGCCAGAAATTCCGCAACATCGCCGGCAATCAGAAAGTCGCGTTCGTGGTCGACGACATCACGTCCCGAGATCCGTGGCGAGTTCGCTGCCTGGAGATCCGCGGAACCGCCGAGCAGGCGCGCGTGCCCGCCGCCCGCGGCGGCGCGGGCGATGAGTTGGACACCGCCATCATCCGGGTGACGCCGCACAAGATCATCAGCTTCGGCATCGACGATCAGGAATCCGAACCGCACCAACTGATTCCTGACGTCAGGACGATGTAG
- a CDS encoding APC family permease produces the protein MPKRTVSETDDIGYFVPGILPMWRAAGLSLAVAGSAVFNGVGALGAVLIAAVVVYALERLHRQAPEAPSTGDLVGSTLGPSAARFTGMIQLAAYAVMAAGVAVSLGGLSFYHSADPASAMASWWWPTLSLAFVGLAATLVAVLPTRTIGATAAVLAAVGLLVYFYVGLAIIAKMLSGTAPLDIGPQRFPSALVTLATVIPLGLGLAGFEVASAANGRLRSVGRPLGVVLAAVGVCTVTLLAAVNVAAAGGFQYQAGSFSSIAIEIFGEPSRLWLLAGPVPLSCAAVLALLWAATRVAGRLFGGGVATSCLVAAAIAVVAVALCRYQRDISGLLSIVAALLLLAVYILVAEANSRVSGTPAATQVPRAVMVATAAAVVFIPLRARDFTIAAWWPLGVTVVIVGVAALLSGVGRTARPAPQPR, from the coding sequence ATGCCGAAGCGGACGGTGTCCGAGACCGACGATATCGGCTACTTCGTGCCCGGGATTTTGCCGATGTGGCGAGCGGCCGGCCTGTCGCTCGCGGTGGCCGGAAGCGCTGTGTTCAACGGGGTCGGCGCACTCGGTGCCGTACTGATCGCCGCAGTGGTGGTCTACGCGCTCGAGCGGTTGCATCGTCAGGCACCGGAAGCGCCCTCGACCGGTGATCTGGTCGGATCGACGCTCGGTCCGTCAGCCGCGCGGTTCACCGGCATGATCCAACTGGCGGCCTACGCGGTCATGGCTGCCGGCGTCGCGGTGTCGCTCGGCGGCCTGTCGTTCTACCACTCGGCGGACCCGGCTTCGGCGATGGCCAGCTGGTGGTGGCCGACGTTGTCGCTGGCCTTCGTCGGCCTGGCCGCAACACTGGTTGCGGTGCTGCCGACCCGGACCATCGGCGCGACGGCCGCCGTGCTGGCGGCGGTAGGTCTGTTGGTGTACTTCTACGTCGGCCTGGCGATCATCGCCAAGATGCTCAGCGGCACCGCGCCGCTCGACATCGGCCCGCAGCGCTTTCCGTCGGCGCTGGTCACCCTGGCCACCGTGATTCCCCTCGGCCTGGGATTGGCCGGGTTCGAAGTGGCGAGCGCAGCCAACGGCAGGCTGCGGTCGGTGGGGCGGCCCCTCGGCGTGGTGTTGGCCGCGGTCGGCGTGTGCACGGTCACGTTGCTGGCGGCTGTGAACGTCGCGGCGGCAGGCGGTTTCCAATACCAGGCCGGTTCGTTCTCGTCGATCGCGATCGAAATCTTCGGTGAGCCAAGTCGTCTCTGGCTGCTCGCCGGCCCCGTACCGCTGTCATGTGCGGCCGTGCTCGCGCTGCTGTGGGCGGCCACGCGGGTCGCCGGCCGGCTGTTCGGCGGAGGGGTGGCGACCTCCTGCCTGGTCGCGGCGGCCATCGCCGTCGTTGCCGTGGCGCTCTGTCGCTACCAGCGCGACATCAGCGGCCTGCTGTCCATCGTGGCGGCGCTGCTTCTGCTCGCGGTGTACATCCTTGTCGCCGAGGCGAACTCGCGCGTATCCGGGACACCCGCCGCGACGCAGGTGCCGCGCGCCGTGATGGTGGCGACGGCAGCCGCGGTGGTGTTCATCCCGCTTCGTGCCAGGGACTTCACGATTGCGGCATGGTGGCCGCTGGGCGTCACCGTCGTGATCGTCGGTGTCGCGGCGCTGCTCAGCGGCGTCGGACGAACAGCACGGCCAGCGCCCCAGCCTCGTTGA